The following coding sequences are from one Coffea arabica cultivar ET-39 chromosome 11e, Coffea Arabica ET-39 HiFi, whole genome shotgun sequence window:
- the LOC113718950 gene encoding uncharacterized protein isoform X1: protein MAAPSSPFHCSSAAAITLAHYYFPNRRRFHLSSSFTCHRSSSGPTENKLTPTSHGTNVKQKQSREPKFLVKFRDSDFSNSEKEPDLSKKSVGLPESRSFERKALWRKILFASKKVRGILLLNVITIIYASNIPIVKEVEAFIDPEAFTIVRFVLSAIAFSPFVLKARDDVQTRNAGIELGFWISLAYLMQALGLQTSDAGRASFLTMFTVIVVPLLAGILGSKIPARTWFGALVSIVGVGMLESSGSPPCVGDLLNFSSAVFFGVHMLRTEHISRATTKENLLPLLGYEVCVVAFLSTLWYVLGVCSGGTQALNPSSWTWAKFADWMVAFPWVPAIYTGIVSTGLCLWVEIAAMRDVSATETAIIYGLQPVWGAAFAWFLLGERWGVNGWIGAALVLGGSLTVQIQGASSSTTSQKDERSIKKSDDAPDKENKLSTPPVLVNSRNDSRTLLKK, encoded by the exons ATGGCTGCACCTTCATCTCCGTTTCACTGCAGCTCTGCCGCAGCAATCACGCTCGCTCACTACTATTTCCCGAACCGGCGTCGTTTTCACCTCTCTTCTTCTTTCACTTGCCACCGTAGTAGTTCCGGTCCGACGGAAAACAAACTTACTCCGACGTCGCATGGAACAAACGTTAAGCAGAAACAATCACGCGAGCCGAAATTCTTAGTTAAATTTCGAGATAGCGATTTCTCAAATAGTGAAAAGGAGCCCGACTTATCTAAAAAAAGCGTTGGTTTACCGGAAAGTCGAAGCTTTGAACGGAAAGCGCTATGGAGAAAGATTTTATTCGCATCGAAGAAAGTGAGGGGCATTCTCTTGCTCAATGTCATCACAATAATTTACG CTAGCAATATTCCTATAGTGAAAGAAGTGGAAGCATTTATTGATCCTGAAGCATTCACTATTGTCAGATTTGTTTTGTCTGCAATCGCATTTTCGCCATTTGTTTTGAAAGCAAGAGATGATGTTCAAACTCGGAATGCTGGGATAGAATTGGGATTTTGGATCAGCCTCGCCTACCTTATGCAAGCACTTGGATTGCAGACGTCCGATGCAGGACGGGCATCTTTCCTCACAATGTTCACT GTGATTGTGGTTCCTTTGCTTGCTGGTATCCTAGGATCGAAGATCCCTGCACGTACTTGGTTTGGAGCCCTCGTGTCTATAGTAGGAGTCGGAATGCTAGAATCCAGTGGCTCACCTCCTTGT GTTGGGGACTTGTTGAATTTCTCAAGTGCCGTATTTTTTGGGGTTCACATGCTAAGAACAGAACATATTTCTAGAGCTACTACCAAAGAGAACCTCTTACCTCTCCTCGGATATGAG GTATGTGTGGTTGCTTTTTTATCAACGCTGTGGTATGTCCTTGGAGTTTGTTCTGGTGGCACTCAagcattaaatccatcatcctGGACATGGGCAAAATTTGCGGATTGGATGGTAGCATTCCCATGGGTACCTGCAATTTATACTGGTATTGTCTCCACAGGATTATGTCTATGGGTAGAG ATAGCGGCCATGCGAGATGTTTCAGCCACAGAAACCGCAATAATCTATGGGTTGCAGCCGGTCTGGGGTGCTGCATTTGCATGGTTTCTTCTTGGAGAGAGATGGGGTGTCAATGGATGGATTGGAGCTGCTCTTGTTCTAG GTGGAAGTTTAACAGTACAGATACAAGGAGCATCGTCTTCCACTACATCGCAAAAAGATGAAAGAAGCATCAAGAAAAGCGACGATGCACCAGATAAGGAAAACAAGTTGTCTACCCCTCCAGTTCTTGTCAATTCTAGAAATGATTCCCGTACCTTATTAAAGAAGTGA
- the LOC113717726 gene encoding MLP-like protein 34, translated as MADTAEKLEAEINIKSDPDEFFHSFGGKAHQLPNLCSEKLHAIDLHEGDWKTEGSVKHWTYVTDGKVETVKERFKVDEENRIVTLEAIEGDIKEQYKSYKAELQVISKGVSNFAHWSIEYETIKENDPAPTKYLHWLIHAAKDVDASLLKARK; from the exons ATGGCTGACACAGCAGAAAAGTTGGAGGCTGAGATAAATATCAAGTCTGATCCTGATGAATTCTTCCATAGCTTTGGTGGTAAAGCACACCAGCTTCCAAATCTTTGCTCTGAGAAATTGCATGCTATTGATCTTCATGAAGGTGATTGGAAGACTGAGGGCTCTGTCAAGCATTGGACTTATGTAACTG ATGGGAAAGTTGAAACTGTGAAAGAGAGATTTAAAGTGGACGAGGAGAACAGGATAGTAACTCTGGAAGCAATTGAAGGAGACATTAAGGAACAGTACAAGAGCTACAAGGCTGAGTTGCAGGTTATTTCAAAAGGTGTCTCAAACTTTGCCCACTGGAGCATTGAGTATGAGACCATCAAGGAGAATGATCCTGCTCCAACTAAGTACCTTCACTGGCTAATTCATGCTGCAAAAGATGTGGATGCTTCACTTCTCAAAGCACGAAAAtaa
- the LOC113718949 gene encoding uncharacterized protein, which produces MAAPSCPFHAIKLGHYYSPNRRRFHLFSSFTCHRSSSGPTDNKLTTTSHGTSVKQKQSRQPKFLVKFRDGDFSNSEKEPDLSKKGVSLPESRCFERKALWRKILFASEKVRSILLLNAITIIYASNIPIVKEVEAFIDPGTFTIVRFVLSAIAFSPFVLKARDDVQTRNAGIELGFWVSLGYLMQALGLQTSGAGRASFLTMFTVIVVPLLDGILGSKIPARIWFGALMSIVGVGMLESSGSPPCVGDLLNFLSAVFFGVHMLRTEHISRATTKENLLPLLGYEVCVVAFLSTLWYVLGVCSGGTQALNPSSWTWGKFADWMVAFPWVPAIYTGVVSTGLCLWVEIAAMRDVSATETAIIYGLEPVWGAAFAWFLLGERWGVNGWIGAALVLGGSLTVQIQGASSSTTSQKDERSIEKSGDPPDKENMLSTPSVLVNSRNDSRTLLKK; this is translated from the exons ATGGCTGCACCTTCATGTCCGTTTCACGCAATCAAGCTCGGTCACTACTATTCCCCGAACCGACGTCGTTTTcacctcttttcttctttcactTGCCACCGTAGTAGTTCCGGTCCGACGGATAACAAACTTACTACGACGTCGCATGGAACAAGCGTTAAGCAGAAACAATCACGCCAGCCAAAATTCTTAGTTAAATTTCGAGATGGCGATTTCTCAAATAGTGAAAAGGAGCCCGACTTATCTAAAAAAGGCGTTAGTTTGCCGGAAAGTCGATGCTTTGAACGGAAAGCGCTATGGAGAAAGATTTTATTCGCATCGGAGAAAGTGAGGAGCATTCTCTTGCTCAATGCCATCACAATAATTTACG CTAGCAATATTCCTATAGTGAAAGAAGTGGAAGCATTTATTGATCCTGGCACATTCACTATTGTCAGATTTGTTTTGTCTGCAATTGCATTTTCGCCATTTGTTTTGAAAGCAAGAGATGATGTTCAAACCCGGAATGCTGGGATAGAATTGGGATTTTGGGTCAGCCTTGGCTACCTTATGCAAGCCCTTGGATTGCAGACATCGGGTGCAGGACGGGCATCTTTCCTCACAATGTTCACT GTGATTGTGGTTCCTTTGCTTGATGGTATCCTAGGATCGAAGATCCCTGCACGTATTTGGTTTGGAGCCCTCATGTCTATAGTAGGAGTCGGAATGCTAGAATCCAGTGGCTCACCTCCTTGT GTTGGGGACTTGTTGAATTTCTTAAGTGCCGTATTTTTTGGGGTTCACATGCTAAGAACAGAACATATTTCTAGAGCTACTACCAAAGAGAACCTCTTACCTCTCCTCGGATATGAG GTATGTGTGGTTGCTTTTTTATCAACACTCTGGTATGTCCTTGGAGTTTGTTCTGGTGGCACTCAagcattaaatccatcatcctGGACATGGGGAAAATTTGCGGATTGGATGGTAGCATTCCCATGGGTACCTGCAATTTATACTGGTGTTGTCTCCACAGGATTATGTCTATGGGTAGAG ATTGCGGCCATGCGAGATGTTTCAGCCACAGAAACTGCAATAATCTATGGGTTGGAGCCGGTCTGGGGTGCTGCATTTGCATGGTTTCTTCTTGGAGAGAGATGGGGTGTCAATGGATGGATTGGAGCTGCTCTTGTTCTAG GTGGAAGCTTAACAGTACAGATACAAGGAGCATCGTCTTCCACTACATCGCAAAAAGATGAAAGAAGCATCGAGAAAAGCGGCGATCCACCAGATAAGGAAAACATGTTGTCTACCCCTTCAGTTCTTGTCAATTCTAGAAATGATTCACGTACCTTATTAAAGAAGTGA
- the LOC113718748 gene encoding MLP-like protein 423 — protein sequence MAQLCKLELQTEMKSSPDRVFDIYKNKTSLMPKISPDKLQSIQVLEGDGKSVGSIRLWTYFMETPVVAKDKIDAIDMENKTITFELIGGEVTSYFKSFKATLQAIAQGDINMVKWTLEYEKAREDIPTPHSHLDFLISCSRDVDAYLLKAQKN from the exons ATGGCTCAACTTTGTAAGCTTGAGCTCCAGACAGAAATGAAATCATCTCCTGATAGGGTATTTGATATTTACAAGAACAAAACCAGCCTCATGCCCAAGATTAGTCCTGACAAACTGCAAAGCATTCAAGTGCTCGAGGGGGACGGCAAGAGTGTTGGCTCTATCAGACTTTGGACCTATTTCATGG AGACACCTGTGGTTGCAAAAGATAAGATTGATGCTATTGACATGGAAAACAAAACCATCACATTTGAGCTTATAGGAGGTGAAGTTACAAGCTATTTCAAGAGCTTCAAAGCCACTCTCCAGGCAATTGCCCAAGGTGATATAAACATGGTGAAATGGACTCTAGAGTACGAGAAAGCAAGAGAAGATATCCCAACCCCACATTCCCATCTTGATTTTCTGATAAGTTGCTCTAGAGACGTGGATGCTTACCTTCTCAAAGCACAGAAAAATTAA
- the LOC113718950 gene encoding uncharacterized protein isoform X2, which translates to MAAPSSPFHCSSAAAITLAHYYFPNRRRFHLSSSFTCHRSSSGPTENKLTPTSHGTNVKQKQSREPKFLVKFRDSDFSNSEKEPDLSKKSVGLPESRSFERKALWRKILFASKKVRGILLLNVITIIYASNIPIVKEVEAFIDPEAFTIVRFVLSAIAFSPFVLKARDDVQTRNAGIELGFWISLAYLMQALGLQTSDAGRASFLTMFTVIVVPLLAGILGSKIPARTWFGALVSIVGVGMLESSGSPPCVGDLLNFSSAVFFGVHMLRTEHISRATTKENLLPLLGYEVCVVAFLSTLWYVLGVCSGGTQALNPSSWTWAKFADWMVAFPWVPAIYTGIVSTGLCLWVEIAAMRDVSATETAIIYGLQPVWGAAFAWFLLGERWGVNGWIGAALVLG; encoded by the exons ATGGCTGCACCTTCATCTCCGTTTCACTGCAGCTCTGCCGCAGCAATCACGCTCGCTCACTACTATTTCCCGAACCGGCGTCGTTTTCACCTCTCTTCTTCTTTCACTTGCCACCGTAGTAGTTCCGGTCCGACGGAAAACAAACTTACTCCGACGTCGCATGGAACAAACGTTAAGCAGAAACAATCACGCGAGCCGAAATTCTTAGTTAAATTTCGAGATAGCGATTTCTCAAATAGTGAAAAGGAGCCCGACTTATCTAAAAAAAGCGTTGGTTTACCGGAAAGTCGAAGCTTTGAACGGAAAGCGCTATGGAGAAAGATTTTATTCGCATCGAAGAAAGTGAGGGGCATTCTCTTGCTCAATGTCATCACAATAATTTACG CTAGCAATATTCCTATAGTGAAAGAAGTGGAAGCATTTATTGATCCTGAAGCATTCACTATTGTCAGATTTGTTTTGTCTGCAATCGCATTTTCGCCATTTGTTTTGAAAGCAAGAGATGATGTTCAAACTCGGAATGCTGGGATAGAATTGGGATTTTGGATCAGCCTCGCCTACCTTATGCAAGCACTTGGATTGCAGACGTCCGATGCAGGACGGGCATCTTTCCTCACAATGTTCACT GTGATTGTGGTTCCTTTGCTTGCTGGTATCCTAGGATCGAAGATCCCTGCACGTACTTGGTTTGGAGCCCTCGTGTCTATAGTAGGAGTCGGAATGCTAGAATCCAGTGGCTCACCTCCTTGT GTTGGGGACTTGTTGAATTTCTCAAGTGCCGTATTTTTTGGGGTTCACATGCTAAGAACAGAACATATTTCTAGAGCTACTACCAAAGAGAACCTCTTACCTCTCCTCGGATATGAG GTATGTGTGGTTGCTTTTTTATCAACGCTGTGGTATGTCCTTGGAGTTTGTTCTGGTGGCACTCAagcattaaatccatcatcctGGACATGGGCAAAATTTGCGGATTGGATGGTAGCATTCCCATGGGTACCTGCAATTTATACTGGTATTGTCTCCACAGGATTATGTCTATGGGTAGAG ATAGCGGCCATGCGAGATGTTTCAGCCACAGAAACCGCAATAATCTATGGGTTGCAGCCGGTCTGGGGTGCTGCATTTGCATGGTTTCTTCTTGGAGAGAGATGGGGTGTCAATGGATGGATTGGAGCTGCTCTTGTTCTAG GTTAA